From Haliotis asinina isolate JCU_RB_2024 chromosome 8, JCU_Hal_asi_v2, whole genome shotgun sequence, a single genomic window includes:
- the LOC137294679 gene encoding uncharacterized protein codes for MFNSGTDSSIFAEYAGSSTTESRTPSDKHSCGSDPNVHYRDHFLTAFDLNNNTDGNDGDDEDEDMEQEKKSPKPYSFIEAFVGHRIKIDKPYYEESSDELTIDFEDSSSDLDVPLFHPDYSTDDIDNWSDSADIEKDKGSKYMWSDSEYSEDHLTGSSSDLDNSLLVNNDDHWDDEDELYDSSDGSPLSDASYHSECGFDFSRQNTDFRAITEACLNDTDDIDTVATEQCLIPITKPYPPDAPNQSPSDGDVKCAVSKNKYISVRSWNLLDRLIVARDGAGILKWFELREVSQRMKEKAYPLLPVNRAACIGSVVIFDFLIGEGFVIDKKYNPVHQCALRGQSNFLNHMFKIGIDINQSNKKGSTTLHEIARQSNDRADMLNFLISKGANVNEKDLIGRSALYMAVKHGSTVNVLTLLQAGAALNCSFRYENANYVSDIKSTLGMAICRSLKMTVLIYTAKIQTGDYKHCKELVTAVKGNSVNIVRFLLRKNAECCSKQQKSLLKYAAKNRNRSVRASMVDILIRAGYNVGDLEKCIRAHAFHGKDGKALKKRLPLYTSQTRSLQDLSCFKIRQILGASMPVTVHKLPIPECLKSVLQLKYL; via the coding sequence ATGTTTAACTCAGGGACAGATTCAAGTATTTTTGCTGAATATGCTGGCAGCAGTACAACTGAATCTAGAACACCTTCAGATAAGCATTCCTGTGGCTCAGATCCCAATGTTCATTATAGAGATCATTTTTTGACTGCCTTTGACCTTAACAACAACACTGATGGcaacgatggtgatgatgaggatgaagataTGGAACAGGAAAAGAAGTCTCCTAAACCATATTCATTTATAGAAGCATTTGTTGGACACAGAATTAAAATTGACAAACCCTATTATGAGGAATCATCAGATGAATTAACTATTGACTTTGAAGATTCTTCATCAGACTTGGATGTTCCACTGTTTCATCCAGATTACTCAACAGATGACATAGATAACTGGAGTGACTCTGCAGACATTGAAAAAGACAAAGGATCTAAATACATGTGGTCAGACTCTGAATATAGTGAAGACCACCTGACTGGCTCAAGTTCTGATCTGGATAACAGTCTTCTTGTAAACAATGATGATCACTGGGATGATGAGGACGAGCTGTATGACTCATCTGATGGCTCCCCTTTATCTGATGCCAGTTACCACTCAGAATGCGGATTTGACTTCAGTAGACAAAACACTGACTTCAGAGCAATAACTGAAGCTTGTTTAAATGACACAGATGATATTGATACTGTTGCTACCGAACAGTGTTTGATACCCATCACCAAGCCATACCCTCCTGATGCTCCAAATCAGTCTCCTTCTGATGGAGATGTGAAATGTGCTGTGtcaaaaaacaaatacattagtGTACGATCATGGAATCTCCTGGACAGACTGATAGTTGCACGAGATGGTGCTGGCATATTGAAATGGTTTGAGTTAAGGGAAGTATCACAGAGAATGAAAGAGAAGGCTTATCCTCTTTTGCCTGTGAATCGAGCTGCTTGCATTGGTAGTGTGGTCATTTTTGACTTTCTTATTGGGGAAGGATTTGTCATTGATAAGAAATACAACCCAGTCCATCAGTGTGCCTTACGTGGACAGTCCAACTTTCTAAATCACATGTTTAAAATCGGGATTGATATCAATCAGAGTAACAAGAAGGGATCAACCACACTTCATGAAATAGCAAGACAGTCCAATGATCGTGCAGATATGCTCAATTTCCTAATTTCCAAAGGTGCAAATGTGAATGAGAAGGACCTCATTGGTCGCAGTGCACTGTACATGGCAGTCAAACATGGCTCCACTGTCAATGTTCTCACTCTTCTTCAGGCAGGAGCTGCCTTGAATTGCTCCTTCAGATATGAAAATGCCAACTATGTATCTGATATAAAATCAACTCTTGGGATGGCCATTTGCCGTAGCTTGAAGATGACAGTTTTGATTTACACCGCAAAGATCCAGACCGGTGACTACAAGCACTGCAAAGAATTAGTAACAGCTGTTAAAGGAAACAGTGTCAACATTGTTCGATTCCTCCTGAGAAAGAATGCTGAATGCTGCTCCAAACAGCAAAAGTCACTCCTTAAATATGCAGCGAAGAATCGCAACAGGTCTGTGCGAGCATCTATGGTAGACATCCTGATCCGGGCTGGTTACAATGTCGGTGATTTAGAGAAGTGCATCAGGGCTCATGCCTTCCATGGAAAAGATGGAAAGGCCTTGAAGAAAAGATTGCCTTTGTACACTTCACAAACAAGGAGTTTACAGGATCTGTCTTGCTTCAAGATCAGACAGATTCTTGGAGCATCAATGCCAGTAACAGTTCATAAACTACCAATACCAGAATGTCTGAAGAGTGTTTTACAGCTGAAGTATTTGTAA
- the LOC137295199 gene encoding uncharacterized protein has product MSQKSKKPSRKSLHPNLEIRVPTLPRLPPIARQKPCRYEEFRSEMSNLQDRLLGRPGALHRSENCRDKEMAHHQEATRKRKSKGQMGQRGDYNVLDKSGFDPSPVNDHSVSMSYEDLSRRRYLSECRRRLAKKWQEQKQTMKEFQKKKEEELKELKTLLRKEKAVMRLKAIHPSVVIRKEKERNDPSLKRKNVSICLLSSLEPLKRKPSVCRSVKKTVDREMSNESGISRGEHARPVSNPEVQSKDGSNEKRQFGSKVVLPPIKSKISKQVWR; this is encoded by the exons ATGTCCCAGAAGTCAAAAAAGCCGAGTCGCAAATCTCTTCATCCGAATCTGGAGATTAGAGTCCCGACATTGCCACGACTACCACCGATAGCGCGCCAGAAACCAT GTCGGTACGAGGAATTCAGATCTGAAATGAGTAACCTTCAGGACAG ATTGTTGGGAAGACCAGGCGCTCTTCATCGAAGTGAAAACTGTCGGGACAAGGAAATGGCCCACCATCAAGAAGCAACAAGAAAACGGAAGTCAAAGGGACAGATGGGACAGAGAGGTGACTATAACGTGCTTGACAAGTCCGGCTTTGATCCATCACCTGTAAATGACCACTCGGTTTCAATGTCATACGAAGACCTGAGTAGAAGACGTTACCTGAGTGAGTGTCGTCGTCGTCTTGCGAAAAAATGGCaagaacagaaacaaacaatgaaGGAGTTCCAGAAGAAGAAAGAGGAAGAACTCAAGGAACTTAAGACACTTCTCCGGAAAGAGAAAGCGGTCATGAGACTGAAAGCGATCCATCCTTCAGTCGTAATTCGTAAAGAGAAGGAGAGGAATGACCCTTCCTTGAAAAGGAAGAATGTATCCATCTGCCTTCTTTCTTCTCTGGAACCTCTGAAACGGAAACCTAGTGTCTGCAGATCAGTTAAGAAGACAGTTGATCGGGAAATGTCCAATGAATCAGGCATTTCCCGAGGTGAGCATGCGCGACCAGTGTCGAATCCTGAAGTTCAGAGTAAAGATGGGTCCAATGAAAAAAGACAGTTCGGTTCAAAAGTAGTTCTTCCTCCAATAAAGAGCAAGATCTCAAAACAAGTATGGCGCTAG